TCAGAAGTATATGGATTCGGTGCGGGCAGATGCGCCCTGGTGTCCGAGCAACATTGAATTCATTCGACGGATCAATGGACTTGAGTCGGTGGACGAGGTGATGCGGATGGTTTTTGAGGCGAGTTATCTGGTGCTGGGATTGGGGGATGTTTATTTGGGGGCTCCGGTGGCGACGCCGATGGATCCGAGGCATCGACTGGTCACAACGAAATACAATCCGGCCCGGACATGGACTCCACAGAATGCAGTGGGGATCGGCGGGGCGTATATGTGTGTCTATGGCATGGAGGGGCCGGGTGGGTATCAATTTGTTGGACGCACGGTGCAGATGTGGAATCGTTATCAAGTCACCGAGAGTTTTATCGAAGGGCAGCCTTGGTTGTTGAGATTCTTTGATCAGGTGCGGTTCTATCCGGTGACGGCGGAAGAATTGGTGCAGTTGCGGATCGATTTTCCTCAGGGACGTTTTGTGCCGAAGATTGAGGAGACCAGGTTCAAACTGGGTGATTACGAGGCGTTTCTTGAGAAGGAATCGGAGAGCATTGAGGCATTCAGGAACAAGCAGCAAAAGGCTTTTGGTGAAGAACGTCAGCGATGGGAGGAGGCAGGCATCAATGTCGCGGCGACGATTGAAGAAGTCGTGATTGCGAATGATGAGGTGGCGCTGGCGGACAACGAGCTGGCGGTGCAGAGCGAGGTGGCAGGGAATCTGTGGAAACTCAATGTTGGAGTGGGGGATCAGGTGGAGGCGGGTCAGACCGTTGCCATTGTTGAGGCCATGAAGATGGAGATTCATGTGAACAGCCCTGTTACGGGCAAAGTGACGCGGGTCACTGGCAGGGAGGGGCAGTCAGTTTCGCCGGGACAGACGATGGTGGTGATTGCGTCTTGATCGAAGCAAGGATGTCTTGTCGGTTCTTGACGCTTGCGCGCCGGAGGTCCTGAGCAATGGTGCGAAATGAGTAAGTTTTCATTTGTCGCGCTTTTGCTGGGGTTGGTGGTCGCTTTGTCTGCCTGTGGAGAGGGCGGTCCGAAGGGGCCGAAGCTTGTCCATGGCCCAAGCTTGGAGGAGCGTGCGGATGGATTGTTTTATGAAAAAGGGGCAGAAAAACCGTTCACGGGAACTCAGAACAAGGTGGACAAGGAGAGTGGCAAATTGAGGGCGGAGACCCAGTTTGAGAACGGTCAGAAACATGGATGGGACCGCCGTTGGTATCGAGACAATCTGGATCAGATGCATCGTCAGTGGCTCTGGGTGCGTGGCGAACCGGCGTTCTTTTGGTCGTGGTGGCCCAACGGAGTGATGAGGGAGCTTGCATCGCAACGGTCAGGCAAGGAATTTGGCCGGGCGGACATTGCTTATGGGAGCTATGTAAAGTGGTTTGACAGTGGAAAGATTCAGTTCAAAGCGCGTTATGATGAGAAGTTTTTCTGGCAGGGGCATGTGCTCGATTACAATGATGCGGGTCAGTTGATGTGGGATGGAGAATTCAAGGATGGAGTTTTCGTGAAGGGGATCAGACCGCCTGAAGGGAGCGGAGAGGTGAAGAAGGTGACGCCCCCGCCTGCCGATGCACCGGAAGAGGAGTGAGTGCAGCTGGTCAATTGAGCGGCACCAGGCATCTGTAAATGTCACATTGGCGATGTTGCACAGGGGGGATGGCGTGTGTTACGAATTTGTCACACACCAACCAACCAAGTGATTCATCGGGGTGACCCCGTCTGATGATCCTACAACACGCAGAATTGATCATGAGTAACAAGAAAAAGTCGCCAGCGGATAAAAAAGTGGCGAAAACTGAACCCGTAGCGGTCGCCAATGTGGCGGATGCCGAACTTCTGCTGGCCGAAAAAATTGAACTGGCTGAGCAAGCCAAAGAGGGGCTAAAGAAGGCAAAGAAAACGCTTAAGGACGCCAAGAAATCGGCGAAAGAGGCGGAAAAAAACCTGAAGGAAGCGAGCCGCTCTCAGAAAAAGAAAGTGGCGACTTCCAAAAAGAAAGCCGCCAAAACGGCGAAGCCAAAAACGAAGCCCAAAACTCAATCCAAACCAAAACCAAACGCAAAAGCGCCGAAGTCCGCCGAAGCGGACAAAGAGTAGTGTTTCACCGGTTGCTCAGAGATGAAGATGCTTTGCGCAACTGATCTGAATTTCAGTAAACCTGTGGGACAATGAGTTCCTCAGGCACTGGTTTGCGGTGGTAGTCGTCGTGCCGCTCACGCGAAGGAAGTTGAATGAGCGGGCGGGTGACTTCGGTGTAAGGCACCTTGCTGAGAAGATGGGCGATGCAGTTGAGTCGGGCGCGTTTTTTGTCCACGGCGGGCACCACGACCCAGGGGTTTTCGGGCAGGCTGGTGCGTTCGAGCATGATCTCCTTGGCCTTGGTGTAGTCCTCCCAGCGCCGGCGGCTTTCGAGGTCCATGGGGCTGAGTTTCCAATGTTTTAGTGGGTCAAGAATGCGGCTCTGGAAACGGAATTCCTGTTCATCATCGGTGATGGAGAACCAGTATTTCACCAACTGGATGCCGGAACGGGTGAGCATGTTTTCGAACTCGGGAACCGAACGGTAAAACTCTTCGGACTCCTCTTCCGTGCAGAATCCCATCACGCGTTCGACGCCGGAGCGGTTATACCAACTGCGGTCGAAGAGGACGATCTCGCCAGCGGCGGGGAGGTGGGCGACGTAGCGTTGGAAATACCACTGGGTGCGTTCGCGTTCGGTGGGCGCGGGGAGGGCGGCCACGCGGCAGACACGGGGATTGAGGCGTTGGGTGATGCGTTTGATGACGCCGCCTTTTCCTGCGGCATCGCGACCTTCGAAGAGAACGACCAGCTTGTGTTTGGAGTGCATCACCCAGTCCTGCAGTTTGACCAGTTCGCATTGCAGGCGAAGGAGTTCGCGGAAGTAGAAGCGACGGAAGTTGGAATCGGCCTCGCTGGCGGCGGGATCGCCGGGTGGAAATCCGGCGAGGTCGTCGAATTCCATTTCCAGTTCTTCATCAAAGCTGTCGATGGCCTCAGCGTGGAGGCGGGCAAACATTTCCTGGTCGATGGGTGTCGTCATGGGTGCAACATGAGCGAATCAGCGGAGGATTGCTTGTGACGTTTTTGTTGCAGGAGATGCGGATTGCAGAGGCTTGGGTGGAGGAATCTGCTTGCGAAGACGGGGTTTTGCTCAAGGA
This is a stretch of genomic DNA from Phragmitibacter flavus. It encodes these proteins:
- the ppk2 gene encoding polyphosphate kinase 2; its protein translation is MTTPIDQEMFARLHAEAIDSFDEELEMEFDDLAGFPPGDPAASEADSNFRRFYFRELLRLQCELVKLQDWVMHSKHKLVVLFEGRDAAGKGGVIKRITQRLNPRVCRVAALPAPTERERTQWYFQRYVAHLPAAGEIVLFDRSWYNRSGVERVMGFCTEEESEEFYRSVPEFENMLTRSGIQLVKYWFSITDDEQEFRFQSRILDPLKHWKLSPMDLESRRRWEDYTKAKEIMLERTSLPENPWVVVPAVDKKRARLNCIAHLLSKVPYTEVTRPLIQLPSRERHDDYHRKPVPEELIVPQVY